ATTGTGCCGTGGTGCAGTTGCAGACCGTCGCGACCGCCACGGTGGAAGACGACATCCTCGAAAACTGGGCCGTGAGCGACGACGAGGCGGTGCAACTCGCCCTGCTGCAGCGCGAGGAGTTGCCGGTGGAGGTCAGCAATCTGCTGGTGCAATCGCCCTTCCCGGAGGTGCGCCGGCAGGCCCGCGAGGGGCTCGACCTCGACGACATCGACCTGCTTTCGCTGGTGCTGGAAGGCGACGAAGAGGAGCGTGCCTGGGTTGCCACGCAGGAGGTGTTGCCGCGGGCGCTGCAAAGTGTGTTGGCGCAGGACAAAGCCGAGAGCGTGCGCGTCGCGCTGGCGGGCAATCCCGTGCTCGACGAAACGATCACGCGCTACTTTGTGGGCGAAGCTTCCGGCGCGGTGTGTGCCGCATTGGCCGCCAATCCGGTGCTCGATGAAACGCAAGTGGAGGCCCTGGCGGCGACGCGCGAACCGGCGGTCCTGGCGGCGTTGGCGTATCGCGAGGATCTCGCGGAGGAGTTCTACGAATTTCTCATGGCGCACAGCGTCGATTTCCGGCGCCACGCGTCGATTCAAGCCCGCCATGATCGCACCATCACGGTCGAGACCGCGCAGGTGCTGCTGTCGGATCCGCTGCCCAGCGTGCGGGAGATGGCGGTGCGGGCGTGCCCGACCTGGCGTCGACCGGACCTCTACGAGCTGGCCCGCGATCCGGCGGTGGCGGTGCGCATCGCGGTGCTGGAGCATCCCAATGCGGCCGACGCGCTGCTGGACGACTACGCCGAGGATGCCGATGCGGCGGTGCGCGCCTGCGTGAAGGCGGAGCGTGAGCGCCGGGCGCAGGCGGTGCCGCGGCCGGCCGTAAAAGCGGCGAAGGCGGAGAGCAGCGTTGACGTGGACGCTGCTAATCCGAGTCTGCCCGACCCGCCCTCCACCCGGACTGCGGCGGCGAAGTCCAAGCGCCCGGCGGCGCCCGCGATCTTCAACAAACTCAAACGCTTTTTCTCTTAACTCTCATTCTAACCACTGCCGTTGAAAGCGGGCCCGAAGCCCACTGATCGGCGCAACCGAACCCTTTCCCATGGCTAAGAAAATCACCCCTCTTTCCTTCCGCGACATCGTGCTGGGGGCCGAAGCCGACGTGATTCGTCAGGCGCTGGCCGCCCGCGAGTCGATCGACGGACTCATCGTGGAACGTCAGGCCGCCTACGAACGCATCGCCGCGCTCGAAGCGCAGGTCGAAGACGTGCTCGGCGAGACCGGCGCGTTCCCGTTCCCGGCTCCGCCGCTGCCGGTCGCCGGTTTTGATCCCAAGGCCGCCACGGTCACCCGCGGCGCCGCCGCCATCCGCAAGGCCGAAGAGGTGTTGTCGGACGGCGACGAATCGACCGACGACGCCGACACCGATGTCGACGCGGACGACGAGATCGAAGCCGACGACGAGGTCGCCGAAGACGGCGACGACGATACCGAGTCCAAGGCCTGAGCACCGGCTCAGTTCCGCCCTTTCGTATCAGCACCGGCATGACGCCCGCTGACCAGATTCGCATCAACACGCTGCTCCTTGAACGGGAGGAGAAATTTGTGCGCGTGCACGAATTGGAGCAGGCGGCGGCGGCGATTCTGGGCGAGCCCTATCCCTTCTCGCAGCCACCGCTGCCGTCGAATCAGCGACGCAAGCAGAAGGGCAAGGCCAAAGGAGCGGGGGCGAAAGGCAAAGCCAAGGGCGGTGGAGGGCTGCGGCTGCGTCGCTTGAAGGACGGCGAGGTGGCTTACCGCGTGTGTTACCGCGACCGCAACGGGGAGCAGGAGGCCTGTTACGAAGAGAGCGGTCCGCTGCTCACCCTGGTGGGCGCGCAGGGCGGATCGCTGACGGTTCACAGTATCGATACGGTGGATACTGAAGGAGCGGCGGTGGAGCGTCTGTGGGCGCCGACGCCTGCGGAGATGGAAGTCCAGGCCTAGGCATTCGGCGCGCTTGCCTCTGGGCGTGAGGCTGAAAAGGTGGCGGCAATCTCATGAGTAACACCGTCGACGTGCGCGAAGAGCCGACCGAGCTCTACAAGATCCTCAAGCTGGCCAATCTGGTGGGCAGTGGCGGCGAAGCGAAGTTCGTCATCGCCGAAGGGTTGGTGCAGGTGAACGGCGAGGTGGAGACGCGCAAGCGGCGCAAAACGATGGCGGGAGACGTGGTGAGTTTTGACGGCCAGAGCGTGACGGTGCGCCTGCGGGCGGAAAAAGACTGAATATTTCCGCAACCGCGCGCGTCGCAGAGGGGTGATAGTTCTTAGCTAACCCGAACCTCATTCCTCCTGCCATGAAATCCATTCGTCGTATTGCGCCCGTGCTGGCGCTTGTTTCCGCGTCCGCTCTGTTCAGCGGTTGCACCATCATCAGCTCCCATGAAGAAGGCCACTTCACCGGTCGCACCGTCGGCGAGGAAAGCCTGCAGCGCATCGTGCCGGGCGAGACCACGGAAGCTTGGGTGATCGCCACGCTGGGGCAGCCGTCACGCACGGAGGAGGTCGATGAAGCGACTCACATCCTCAGCTACCACGCCTCGGAGATTAAGCACGTGGAGGCCTCGCTGCTGTTGATTTTTGACACCAGCACTCGCGTGGAGATCGACCACACGGTGTTTGTGGAGTGTAAGGACGGCGTGGTGCAGCGCTACTGGCGCGAAAGCGATCGCCGCTCGAAACAGCGCGCCTGACGGGGCGAATTTATCGACGAGGCAGCACGGGATTTGGGTCCGGTGCTGCCTTTGATTTTTTTACACCAAGGCCGCAAAGAGAGCAAAGGGGACGCCGGCGGAGGGGCAGGGTGGAGCGGCCGAGATCGCCGCGTTCGCGGGACAGGCGGCCGCTGCTACACTCGGACGGGAAATGTAGCCGCGGGCGGTGGACGGGCGTAGTGCCGGCTTCAGCCGGCATTGGCGCCGGAGGGGCTGGGTGGAGCGGCCGAGACGGCCGCTGCTACACTCGTATGGCTGGCAATTCAGGCGTTGCGCCGGGCGGGGGCGGAAGGGGAGCATGTCGGGCATATGTCCGAAACGCGTCGCGTGGTTACTTTTCACTACACCCTCAAAAATGCTGCCGGGAAGTTGCTCGATACGTCTCAGGGC
This portion of the Actomonas aquatica genome encodes:
- a CDS encoding RNA-binding S4 domain-containing protein; amino-acid sequence: MSNTVDVREEPTELYKILKLANLVGSGGEAKFVIAEGLVQVNGEVETRKRRKTMAGDVVSFDGQSVTVRLRAEKD